GTCACCCAAACTCCTCATATGAGTGTGCAAAGCAAGGTTATGTTTCACTGTCATGATCTGCACAGATATCTTGAATACACTAGTAACAAGGAGATACCACGTCTAAGCACCTGATCAAACTGAGGCACTGCATGTGCTCTGGGGGTCCGTTTTTTCTGCTTCCATGAAGATGGGCCACATTGGGTGCTGTAGTTTTGGGCAGCTGAGGCCAGTAATCAGTCTGGAATCTCTTCCCACACTCAACTCCACGATCCAAACTCTAGCCAGTACTTGACTATTCCTAGTTATTGGGTTCTTGAGCTTGTTGGTCTGAGATGGAGGTGTCCATAATAAGCAAAAATGAGCAGTTTCTCATAtattgggggggggtgggtgggtgtcatTCTAGAGCAATAGCTTTTCACAATATTGGTCCCCATTATTATGAACTCGTTATTTGGTGTTATGATTTTTATATGAAATGCTGAGTATTCTGGATCATATAACGCAATTGCGATATAGCAATACTAACACCCTAAAATATTATCagagttaaaaacaaatgaaGCCTTGTACAAGGACTTGGTAGCTAGTTTTAGTGACTATTTTATTTAGGGAGCATCCCAAATGACACGGTTCAGTAGTTGTACATTTGACagcttttcagttttttttaagtaacttgCATATTGAAATTGGAAATCCTATAGTCCATAGAAGCTACCCGGGTCTTCTGTGCTGAGTTAACAGAGGATTCATTTGCAGCAGACCCTTTTATCCTGTGTTGCTTTACAACTCCCTGGCTCTCAGCTCACTTTGTAGAGAAAGCAACAGATCAGCCTTTTCTTGTGACTGAGATGAGCTACTGTGCTTCTAATATTCCTGTACCATCCCTGACCCTCATGGTTAttgtttaaatgggaaaacaaatagATTTCATGGCTACTTACCCCTCCTGTCTGCAAGCAGCTGCACCCTGATACATGAAGTTTATCACAGCCTAAGAGGGGAAATTTTATGTGAGCAGCCTCAAATATCGATAGTGTATCACTGAAAACATTGAGTTGATTAGAATTCTTTGTGTAGGAATTAAGTAGTCAAGTGTGAAAGATCAGAGTTGTCCACATAAACATTTATATCTCTGTTCCTGTTGAAAAGGCAGCACTTTGTTTTAATTGGAAACTTCttcacaaatgtagattttaaaaaatctgaaatctTAATTGATTAAATAttaactttgattttaaaaaagtttaagattagaaactttttttttccaccttAACTTTGTGTTTCTTTTAGggtaaatggaaaaacaaagagCGGGTGCTTATTTTCTCTTCTAGAGGAATAAATTTCAGAACAAGACATTTAATGCAAGACTTGCGAACATTGATGCCCCACTCCAAAGCAGGTAGGGTCTAGGTATTGCTTGTGTCTAAGTTTGTCAGTGTTTTTGGCTATTCTAGTTTATTATACCACTTGATTCCAACAGCCTGCTTTTTGAAGATGGTGTGTAATTCTTATTTTATATGGCTCACTGTCTGTTGTTGACATTATTTACCCCAATTGCTGCACAGAATAAGTGTtggattagaacataagaatggccgtagtgggtcagaccaaaggtccatccagcccaatatcctgtctaccgacaatggccaatgccagatgccccagagggagtgaacctaacaggtaatgatcaagtgatctctctcccgccgttcatcaccaccctctgacaaacagaggctagggacaccattccttacccatcctggctaatagccattaatggatttaacctccatgaatttatccagttctcttttacaccctattatagtcctagccttcacaacctcctcaggcaaggagttccacaagttgactgtgtgctgtgtgaagaagaacttccttgtatttgttttaaacctgctgccgatTAGATTCTAATTAAGATAATTAGGAAACTAGGCCTCCATTCTGCAAACACTCAAATACATGCTTTGCTTTGTTTCActattcctttgacttcagtaaaaCTACTTGCAAGCATAATGCTTTGTATGTGTTTCAGTATAAAGCCGTATGGTAAATTGGGGCCTTAAGCTGGTATGTGCAAAAACTGTTGTTAAAAGCAACCCAAGTAATGAGTAAGAGGTGAAATAATACCAACAGTGAACATGAGTTATATGCAAACTGCTGAGAAACACAAAAACTGAGAAAATGCTTCATCTTTCTTTAGTAATAGTaggtgaaatattttcagaaaagtgtgggttttttgtttttaattgctggTGTCCCTTGTAATATACAAAAGCATACAAGACTGTTCAGTGgtacttttttctttgtttacagACACTAAAATGGACCGTAAAGACAAGCTGTTTGTAATTAATGAGGTAATGCCATGACTAaactaatatttatattttggctttttggaaattgTGTGAGCAGATAGGTGATGTTGAAATGGAAGAGAATTTTGGTTTACTTCATGAAGCACAAAGAGTCTAAATCCTGCTGTTTGAATTACTTGCTAAACCACAGGAAGTAATCAGAGTCATTCTTCTGCATCGGAAatagtttaattcactttttgAAACCAAGACTAGTAAGTAAAATATTGATGTAATCTTGCATTTGTCCTCTCTTTTGTTAGACATGATCTGATAGACATGAGAACCTGGTCCTGAAAGCACTCTGTATGCAGaactcttattgaaatcaatagaagttctGTGCACAAAAAGCTTGCAGGATAGAGCCCTATGGtggcatagaatcataaaatatcagggttggaagggacctcaggaggtcatctagtcctaaacctcccccactgccacttgagaccattacttcttgttctgtcatctggtaccactgagaacagtctagatacatcctctttggaactccctttcaggtagttgaaagcagctatcaaatcccccctcactcttctcttctgcagactaaataaccctcagcctctcctcctaagtcatgtgctccagtcccctaatcatttttgttgccctccgctggactctttccaattttttccacatccttcttgtagtgtggggctcaaaactggacacagaactccagatgaggcctcaccaatgtcaaatggaggggaatgatcacgtccctcaatttgctggcaatgcccctacttatacagcccaaaaaacattagccttcttggcaacaagggcacacttgactcatatccagcttctcgtccactgtaaccccatggtccttttctgcagaactgctacctagccgtTTGGTcgctagtctgtagcagtgcatgggattcttccgtcctaagtgcaggactctgcacttgtccttgttgaacctcatcagatttcttttggcccaatcctctaatttggctaggcccctctgtatccgatccctagcctccagtgtatctaccactcctcccagtttagtgtcctctgcaaatgaagatattgaacaaaaccagccgcaggaccaacccttggagcactccgcttgataccagctgccaactagacatggagctattgaccactacccattgagcccgatgatctagccagctttctatccaccttagtcaattcatccagcccatacttctttaacttgccagcaagaatactgtgggatatCTGTATCTTGGGTCTAAATACACCATGGTTgcaaagatattgaataaaaaaCATACAGGGTGAAAACGAAGAAGAAAAGGGCTGATGGAAGGAGGACAAGGTTACAAAGGTTAAAAACTTTGTGGTTGTTTTTGTCAAGAACATTTGTAATTataatcttaaaatatttaattggtGGTGGGGATGTGCTTTTTTGTGCAAGGCTGAAGGAGGCAATAAAGAGTACAGGTACATGTGGCATAGCTAGTGAATTGAACTAAGTGGCAGTATGAGTGGATCCATTAGTGGAAATGAACCAAAGAGGAATCAAAGCAGTTTAGACTTCCAGCAGATATTAGAGGGTGGAGGTGATAGAGACAGCAAGTGTCTGTGGCTTTTGTGTTGGAATAAAGACTTCTGGGAACCTTGTGCCTTTGAATCATTACCCCTATGAAAGAACTGCTGTTGCTTTTTTTGTGATTTAGTCCCCTGGTGCCCTTTCTAGttgagggaagggagaagaaggGTAGGCTGGCAAGCCTTTTCTGGCCTTATCTCCTCTACCTATGCTGGGGTGCTGCTGCTGGAATGTATTAACTTCATGGATGAAAATGATTGCTGttcatgaacttttttttttttttttttttaaatgaggcatCTTATTTTGAAATAGGAAATTGACTATTGATAAAGAGAGACTTAATTTCAAAAccaagaacctatatagaatagaagcATTTTGTTCCATCGCTCTGCAATCTGCCAatgaaaagtgctttacaaaagaaagTGTTGTTTCCCTCATTTTACGTTGGCAAACCTGAGGCACAAATAGGTTAGAAGATCAGCCTGAAGAAAGCCACCCGGTGGgtcggtggcagagctgagactaggTGCCCTGACAGTCTAATGCCCTGTCCACTGGAGTGCTGGTCGTTGCTAGTTTTCtgggaataaaaataatttaaaagcctTTCAAGGTGGCTATTATTTAAAACTGACTTTTCTGCAGTCACCAGGTGTTGTTTATTAATGCAAGACCTTTGCATATTTTCACTTCAGGACAGAAATACTTGAGACAGATTTGGAAGGTTTGTGAAAAGATCCATGGAGCTTTGTTAATAGCTAATTTGCCATATGCCTTCTTTTTATATAGATTTGTGAAATAAAAAACTGCAATAAGTGCATATTTTTTGAAGCCAAAAAGAAACAGGATCTCTACATGTGGTGAGAAAATACACTATGCTTTATTAAATCTCCCTCTATAATCATAGCTGCTCGTATTCtgactagaacagtggttctcaaacttttgtactggtgacccctttcacatagcaagcctctgaatgcgacccctccccccataaattaaaaacacttttaaaaatatgtaacaccattataaatgctgggtgcaaagcagggtttggggtggaggctgacagctcacaaacCCCCATGTATtaacctcatgaccccttgaggggtcctgccccccagtttgagaaccattggactAGAACTCTATTTAAAACATCCTACAGTTTGAAGATTTACACCTTTAGTGATCAATACATTTCAAGAGTGACACTTTAAAAAAGTACAGTTAAACATGCTCATATGACAGCATGTACTTGCTTTCCTTCTGTTGACTGTTTTTTACCAGAAGAAAAATATTCCACTATTCCTTGTGGAGTTTAAGTATAccgtttttttaataaatttgtaTTTGAATATACCTGAAGCTGCCACGGAATTTTAAGTCTTCCCTACAGGACTGCTGCAGAAGTTTAAGCCAAACTTCCCATAGGATACTTCAGGTCTTGGCAGTAGTAGCAGGAGTAAATGAGACTGGCTTTATTTACAAAAATACTATTTCAAATTTTTATAAGCAGCAAAGTAATTGTAAATTAAACACTATTTTATATGAAGCCTCATAATTTGAGGTCTGCTGTTTatgccatttttaattaaaatatctaaAATGAACTATCATTTATACACAACAAAAGCCAGTTTTAAAACTACTACAGTAAAAAGTCTGGTTGAAATTTACTGTAGAATTCTGAAGTATTTTTCTTGCCATTACTAATGGATGTCTTTTGTTTCAGGCTTTCAAATTCACCTCAAGGACCATCAGCCAAATTTTTAGTACAGAATGGTAAGTTGAGCTCTCAGATTACTTCtactgcttttatttatttgtttttcttagaaaactgtttaaaaactAAAACTGTTCAAAATCATTGTAGTTCATACCCTGGCAGAACTGAAGATGACTGGAAACTGCCTGAGAGGCTCACGGCCTCTTCTGTCCTTTGATCCGGCAAGTACAGGATTTCAGATTGTTTTGACCTATAGTatctctgattttctttttctctataCTGCTGTTGCCTTCTCTGTGTtcataaaattgtatttttctcttCTAGGTGTTTGATCAAGAGCCACACTATGCTCTGTTAAAAGAGTTGTTTATTCAGGTCAGTATGTGCCAACTGTGTTTTGGGATTTCTTGTAACTTACAAACTCTTTGTGCTAATATTTCAGGCTTAATACATATTGCAAGTTGCTTGTGTGTGTCTTGGTACTTAGAcactaatcctgcaaagacttgcacatgtgctttaagtcaatgggacgaCTCACATATGGAAGTCTCTGCAGGATGAGGATGTTAAATAGTAAAACAAGATGAATGCAAAGGTAATTAAACTTTATATTTTGGACTCTTGATCATTTTAGATGAGAAATTGTTTTTGTCTTTGTTATAGATTTTTAGTACACCACAATATCACCCCAAAAGCCAGCCTTTTGTAGATCATGTATTCACGTTCTCCGTCACAGACAACAGGATCTGGTTTCGAAACTATCAGGTTAGTTGTTTctcttgactttttaaaaattgcactaAATGTATAATTTCATATGAAATACAGTAAATTGAAAGGAAACCTTTAATTATTACCAGGATATGCTGACATCCACCCAACTTATACAAAAAAGtgaattcaaaatgttttatagtGGACTCAAACTACCTTTTTACATGCTTAACATAAATTAGCTGCATTAGATTTTGGGCTTGAACACCTGTGAATCCATCTGTGTAAAATGTTTAAAGAATGTGTATGTATAAGTCCAGCACAGGAATCTCAAATGAAGGTGTTTGCTGTTTTGTTACAGATCATGGAAGAAGATGCAGCTCTTGTAGAAATTGGACCtcgttttgttttaaatctcataaAGATTTTCCAGGGCAGCTTTGGAGGACCAACTCTGTATGAGAATCCACATTACCAGTCTCCAAACATGGTAATAGTCTTGCCTTTGGTTTTGCTTGCATTTAACGAATTCCTTAGGCCTTGATTGTGCAAGCTGTTCTGTATGAGTGTACCCCTGCTCAGAGGAGATCAGCTTACAGGATCAGGAGCCACAATGTGGCAACACATGTAATAGGTTATAATTTTTGGGTAAAATAATCACTGGCATGTGAAATGAGCAGATTTATGAAACTAATAATGCTGAGTTGTTTGATCTCTCAATGAGAAGATGGCAATATGCTGAGGAATTTGCCAGTTGAAGGGTGATCCTTTTAAAAAGATCATTTTCTAAGTGGAGAGCATTTTCTGTATTATAAAATGTTGTATGTGAACTTTTTGCAATATCACCTTTTGCCTTTCAGTGCAACTGCATTAACTTACTTTTCTTGTTTTGATAGCATCGGCGGATAACAAGATTGGCTGTAGCTGCTAAATTTAGAGAAAAACAGCAAGTGAAAGACCTGCAGAAACTtcggaaaaaagaagaaaagacaattaTTCCAGAAGATCCTACTGAAACTGTCTTTGAAACTCCAGCAGAGGAAAAGCCATTGGAAATAGAGTTGGTGAAACCAGAGCTAAAAGtcaatttgaaaaagaaaaagaaattatttcaaCGACAaaggaaaaggcaaaaaaatcttTCCAGGGTGGGAGTGTAAAATGTTAagtggaaaaaaattaacaaaacttcaaaaagtcATCTGTTAGTCTTGCATACTTAGCTCTGAAATACAGCTAAAAACCTATCTTGCATATGATCTTATATCTCATTTTTTAAAGTCAGCAGCTGCTTGTCACCAACTTTGAGTAAATGAAAAATCAATGTGGATTTCTTCTGCTCTAGGACTCACCTCagactgttttttaaataaaatttgttgGTATTTTTGTTGTACATCTGTCTTCCAAAGAATAGATACATTAATGCCTTACAAGGCTCTTAGAGAAATTTGGGGGTTTCAAGGGGAAGGGGTTGCGGGGCAGCAGCAAGAGGTGAATAAGAAAGTCTGACCAAAAATTTCTTACAATTGAAAATTAGTCTTGTATGGGACAGTAATTTTGGTGTGTTTTGGGGCGGGGAAGCACTACCTAACGGAGTTTGGGTGGTTACCCCTAGCCATAGTTCAGAAGTTTAGCTCCCCAGTCCTGTCCAGCAGTAGTCAAGATCTTAATCTATATTACATTTATGATATACAAGTACACTTTCTCTTTAAAAGATGCAACATGCCTACAGTAGTGGTTCACTTTTCTTGGCCGGTTACCCACCCTATCCCACTCTTCTTGGAGAAGAGAGaggattgtgatttttttttttttttttatcacaggatttttttttttttgttggcattTTTAAGAATAGTGGATCTACAAAAGCATAAGGGGCTTGCCTCATAGAAAAGGGGGCAAACCATGTTTACTTTGTGTTGCTCTTGGTGTCCTGTACCAAGTATGCTGCTGTTGCTCAAAGATACAATGGAACGTTGTCCTTTGTGGGTGCTGATGCTCCTTGATATTCCACCCTTTTCTCTATTATTCTAATTTCTAGTGTggtaggttctgtacaaacacagaacaaaaagactgtctcTGCCCCCCCCAAAGAACTAACACTCTGAAGAAACAATTGTCTTAGCTTGGGCCTTGTTTAAAGTTATTACTAGCAAGAGCAGTCAGGCCTGCAATTAGCTAACTGTGTATGCAATGCATGCACCAGAACTCAGTTCTGGTAAATGAGATTCTGTAACAGAAAAATGAGCTCTTCGTGTTAAGTAAATGTTTACCTAAAATGAAatgagggggaagggggtgtgcACTTTATTTTTTAGTACATTTTAAGCCTGTGGGGCCAGGGACTGCCCTTTTGTTCTGTGAGTGCACCACTCCTAGTACAATTAATAAATCACACACTTATAAGATACTTTCAGCATctgtgggaattttttttcatctaGTAGGAGCAGTGTTACAGGCTTTTAGTAGATACACATCAGGTTCTATTAGCTAGGTACCTGTATTGATTCTGCATAAAGCTTTTCATTAGGGAGAATGGTTGTGGTGAAGGAAATAGGAAAAACTACCCGTACCCCTACCACTGGTAAGAAACGACCAAACAAGGGAATATGGAAGAGTAAAAGGTTAAATAGAGGAATGAGGAGCTGAATAGGCAAGATTTAGTTTTTCTATGTTGTAGTGTGTAAAAGGATGGCTGCTTAgtgagcacccccttgtggccaggGGTGGTTTGCAAGCACTTCACTTGATTCAGGCCCCTTAAGCACTCCACACAGTCTCTTGTGTTTAACAGCACCTGCATCCAGAGTTGGTTTATTAAGATTCAGACTGTTCTCTGAGTTCCTAATAGCAAATGGCTCAAACATTAGAGTCCCCTAAATAAAGTCCATAATACAAAAGTTCATAGTTAGCCCTGGTTCTTTGTTTTTCCTATCCAGGCCCTTCGGTATGTCGTTATCCTCAACTCAAGGGCACAATTAACTTTTTTCATTAGTCCAAATTTTTTGCCATTCCTCTTAAATTTTTCTGTACTGGACTTCTGAATTCCTGTTTACTCAAGGGTAGTTTTATGTCAGTTTCCATTTCTTACAAGTTTTTTAGCTGCTTTATTTGCCATTTCATTCTTCTTTCAGTATGTGCTGGGATCCTAGCTAATGTATCTATCTGTACTAATTCTATTAGAAATACAGTTTCATTGATTAAATTACTTGACATACTGAGGCACCCTTTTTAAAATCACCATAAGGCCTGAGATTGAATCTGAAAAATGACCATCGCTGCTGGACATACCTCCCAGATCTCAGTTAGTAGTAGCATAATGTCTACTAGTTTGGCTGTCATGACAGCTACAAAATTGGATATTCTTTTAAATGTACTAATTCCAAATTTTGGTATATGCTGTCACTTCTCTTcctggttttttttggggggggcatcTGTATATATTTGACAAAATCAACTCCACTTTTCATGTGTATACTGGTACAATTCATTTTTAATAGCTACTGTCTTTTTTTTACCcttaagtttataaaataaatctaaatccacATGATGAAGTTTTGATGTCATTTAGCTTTTCCTTTCAACTTCTGCATCCACATTGTAACTTTTAGAACTTCTGAGGGAGAATGCAGTCTATATACCAGCCTCCCTACCGTGGCTGGAAGAGAGGGTAGGGTCCCACTCTACACAATAGGGCTCTTGATCCTGCACCCTTAAAGGAACAGTGTCCTGGGTTTTCTCCCTATCTAACTctcacattccagggtgcaatccagtcCAGTGAAGGGTTGTCACCATCTGCCCTGAAACCTGGGGTGCCTCACTGTGCTTTGCTGCcatagctcccaacctgggccactcacaaacagctgCAGGTCACACCCTGCAACATGCCAGCATGTTCCAGTCACATGGGCTTCCATCAGCCTTGGTCaccacttgcagggtgactccaacacactcccagtctaaaatttttctccaaaatgtgtgttctgcactgtccagtccTTTCTTGGACAGATCAGATATTTTAGGTCCATTTGCTCCATAAGGAACAATatccaacagtttgctactttaaatggagttacccaaacaattCAATTTGAATGCAACACcagattagttttgattaaagaataaaacaagtttatttaactacaaagagatagaatTTAAGGGAGTATAAATTTTATAAGGCATTAAAGTGAGAAAcggttacaaaagaaaaataagttttagCACCTGAGTTTTatttaacaagctagacttggttcaaggtaaaatctttACCACATATTCCAAACAAGAGGGCTGACTAAACTTCAGGTCAGGCTACCTCCCAAAGTCATATGGCTGtgtatggggtttttttgtttgtcttattTGATGAAATGAGATAGGAAGAAAATACCTTGTGGTGGGTTTTGCTCATCACTTTTATAATCCAGTCACCTTTGAAATGCATCTTCCCGAGGATTATCACTAGATAAAGTTAATTCCCTCTGTGAGGTTGTAGtcttgtggtgaaagaggttccatgctgtTTGCTAAAGAATAGATTGATCTGTTTCAGCTCCCCTTCTTTGCCAAATTCTGGCCACTGGACAGGTGATTGCCCATCAACTTTGATGATACCTGACTACAGGCATCAGCCTTTCCtgtgtctttgagaaacaggtttatccACTCCTCAGGCTTGTCTGATAGCCTTATGTCAGTCATAATTTCATCttatattcataactttacatataatgttgctatttAGATTCCACCATGACACtgttgaccagtgagttattcattttcaaatgatacctcacaaagcatactttgtacaaagattataatAGTATATAGGGTGTAATTATAGGGTGCATTTGGTCACACCCACTCATTCCCTGGTAGCACATCTCTCTTCTGCTACCAGGCCATTTCCTGACCCTTTGTTCAGTTCAGCTCCTGGGAACAGGGTCTTGTGCCCCACTCCACTCTTAAAGGGATAGTATGTCCCATTACATGGAGGTTACTTGGCACTAGCCAGTGACAGCTAAACCAGTGCAAATAAAGAATcttataaaataatgaattcaaTCACAGGACTGTGGATTGTATAGGATGGGCTTGTTCTATTAGTGGAAAAATTGTTTGGAGGTGCTAAGCAACCAAAAACCAAGACCTGGCAAA
This genomic window from Trachemys scripta elegans isolate TJP31775 chromosome 6, CAS_Tse_1.0, whole genome shotgun sequence contains:
- the BRIX1 gene encoding ribosome biogenesis protein BRX1 homolog; the encoded protein is MAAAKRKRGGAATRARKRARGAPNGTGPPAKPSPQGEEREEHSIPAPISKGKWKNKERVLIFSSRGINFRTRHLMQDLRTLMPHSKADTKMDRKDKLFVINEICEIKNCNKCIFFEAKKKQDLYMWLSNSPQGPSAKFLVQNVHTLAELKMTGNCLRGSRPLLSFDPVFDQEPHYALLKELFIQIFSTPQYHPKSQPFVDHVFTFSVTDNRIWFRNYQIMEEDAALVEIGPRFVLNLIKIFQGSFGGPTLYENPHYQSPNMHRRITRLAVAAKFREKQQVKDLQKLRKKEEKTIIPEDPTETVFETPAEEKPLEIELVKPELKVNLKKKKKLFQRQRKRQKNLSRVGV